In the genome of Sander lucioperca isolate FBNREF2018 chromosome 18, SLUC_FBN_1.2, whole genome shotgun sequence, the window TGTGCAAATAGGGCGCATTTATTTTATACAGGAAACAGATTATGGACTGTTTACATACAGGACGGATTCCTGATTTAAGGCTAGACGAGAAAAGCGTAAATTAAAGTCTTGAATATTCCTAAATTAGAAGGTTACAAAAGTGCATATCAAACAATACACAAGATAAAAAGAAGTATACATCAACACAGTAGATTCTCTGTAAACTGTACAGCTTGAAGTCGACATCCAATTGTGAAGCGACTGTTACGCTGCTAAAAGCATCTGTCGGCCAGCCGGGACTTAAAAGGCTCCAAATAAGATGATTTGGTAACATCAAGGCTTTCCCAGCGGTAATGATTACATTTGGATTTAAGATCCATGCAAGAATTTGTAGCCCAGTAAATCTCCATGGGTTCCCAGCCCCCACGGCTCTTCAAAAGCCTTGTCATTCAAAGGGTTAGGATGTTTGACAATCCCAGCTTGTACTACTCCACCAATTAATTGGATACGTTGTCGGGATGTTCGTTTCTCTCATCTGCTACTTAGAAAGACAAAGGATCGATGGGGGGCTGTTGACACCTCCGTGTCCGGCCGGTGTATAAAGGAGGACTCTCCACAGAGGAGCAGCATTCACCTTCCTGCTGAACCTGGAGCAACAACTTGTTTCTGCAAAGACCTTCCACATCTTATTTTtccactcttttttttaaacatctggCAGAATGCAGGTGCCGAACAGACCAGTGGGAGCTTATGGATACCCCATGCGTAATTACGCAGCAGCATCGCTGTACCCGCAGTACCAGGGGAGCCAGTGCGCGCTGACAACGAAGCCTCCCAGTGGGAAATCTTTCACCATTGATGCTTTGCTCGCCAAGCCGGAGGACACAAGCAGCTGCCGGGCGAGTCCTCCTCAGTGCGGAGAGAAATATCACCCAGCAGTCCCCGGTCTGCCTCTCACCGGACACGTAGGCTTACCGATAGCAACAGCACCGTACGTCTACTCTCCGAACATGTTGCACTCAGCGCTCCACACACAACCTGGATATTCAGTCTACTGCTGCCCGCCTTTCACCTACCAGTCATCGTGTCGGGGAGCATTTTACGcacaaggtaaaaaaaaaagttacttaATGGAACTATCCAAGCAAGATCTAAATGTCAAAATTAAACTATGTCCATGTGGCAGAGTGATTAAATGTGCCATCTCTACTTTGCAGCTTCCATGTCTAAAGTGAACGCAGGGCTGCATTCCTTCAAAACTAAAGGGGGGAAGTCGAAACGTATGCGCACAAGCTTCACCAGCGAGCAGCTCTCCCGGCTGGAGAAGGAGTTTGCCCGGCAGCAGTACATGGTCGGATCGGAGAGGTTCCTCCTGGCCTCGGCTCTGCAGCTCACAGAAGCTCAGGTAAGAAAATATATACTGAACATCTGAATGTAGGCATTTGAAAGTGTAGCCCCAGAAGCATACACACGGTTCTTACTACAGTGTTTCTAATATACATGTTGTTGTTTGGCTCTCTCCAGGTCAAAGTCTGGTTCCAGAACCGACGCATCAAGTGGCGCAAACAGAgtctggagcagcagcaggccaAGCTGGCCAAACTGGGCCTGGCTGCTCCGCCCAAAAGTCCCGGATCTCAAGGCCACGGAGATGACGAGGATGAGGAGTTCTCCGACCTGGACGTGGATATCGACGTGTCTGATGACTCTATTGACCACTGTTGACCGAACACCAACTGGACTTACTGAGACAAAAATACTTTTGTATATACTGCTGATAAAAGGAGGCCTCTGTGTCTCTAACTATGAGTATTTAATAGATGTATAGTTATATATTTAATTGTCTTGCTCTTTGATAAAttcacttcatgtgttttgtacatttgaatgaaaaattcagaaatatattttatgACATTAATGGCAACCTTGTCCTGCTCATTCCTTCTCACTCTGCCAAGTGTTAGAAAAAGGTTACACAAGTTAAAAGGTGACATTTGGTGTTGCAAGAAAATTAGAAATCCTCATTTATTATTGGCACATGTAACACAGTTGAACTGGAAAACtaaaaactgaactgaaaaaaaacttaCATCAACACACACTTATCTACCAAAGTTAGAAAACTTTATATCTAAGAAGAGAtttctgtttttcctttttttctgtgcacTTGTTACTGGTGACATCATACAGTACACTTGTGTCCACCAATCAGCATTTGTCATTTGAATCCAAATCTGATGGGAGTTATAGGTTTGTTACTGTCAGAACAAATAAGCAGATCAGCTCAGCTTTTGAGTGTTAAACTcttaataaattatatctatttttttaaactttgattGTTGCTTAGTTAGTCTTATTGCAACCTCATTTACTGCATTTAATGTTTAAGAGAAATACTGAAATGGGAAGATTTGAAACCATGTTTTAagagtttttaaagaaaaactgGTGTACATTAAATATCAGAGGCATGGATACTCTATGTTCAACTCAGAACTAATGTTCAATCAACAGCTAATGATGTCGGGCTCATTTCAACTGACTACATCTACATTTTAACAACACATTAGCAATTTTATTAAGAGAACAATTGAATTATTAAAGCAAACTGTCACATGACAGTCAAATGAGATCTTGATTTATATGCTAGTTACTGTTTGCCTGTTTATAAACACGAGGGTTTATTAATCTGCACATTAGTATCATAAAACGGATTCAGCTCAAGACAGAAAACTTATATTCTTCACTATTTCATGTTACTAGATATAACAATGATGACCTACGATGGGATATTAACCGTTTATTAGCCCGACAGCatgtgtttacagcagcatGTGGCTAACACCAACAACGGAAGCTAAAGTTACCCACAGTCCATCAGGTGTCTCTCAACTACGGATCTAATAGTagcccaaaatacacaacaaaacccTCTCTAATGTATACTGATATCAAATCACCAtcatgacctctgacctcccctTATTGCTCCTCTCATCTCACTCTGTGCCCCGGGTTGAAGATGATGGAGACGTGGCGAGACATTTCCTCCTGGGTCTGATCTAAGTTAAAGTCTGGGACGGACTCGGGTTGCTCTCTGATTTAAGCTAAgcaaataaataaccagctcAGGGATTAGCTGTGGATCTCTGTAACCCGGGGTGGTAGGGGTCAGTCTGTCTCGGGGCTAGAGAGCTTGGGTCTCACTGTTTTAATCTGTTTAAACGGTCAATACGCCTGTTCTCACTGCTCCTCTATAGACAGGGCTCACACATGCCCGCCCACCCCCCCCCCGGCAGGTGTCCTGTCTCTGCTCTATTGAAACTCCACGGCTTTCCTTCCAGGTGGAAAGGGACTCATGCTGTCTGCCGAAGCCTGCCTGGCAGACATGAGGGATAAAACAGGAGGGAAGACAGCGTGTAGAAAGGATTGGGATGTAGCAAATGAGTCCATCAGAGCAGCTAATTGGGGTGGTCAACCTGAAAGTCCTGTCCTGTGGATAACTCAACTCCCTCATATTAAACAAAGAAAGCTGATGGGAACACAGAGCCCTCTTTCCATCTCTTTAATCCTTACATTATTTGTTCAATAggttattacattacatattttgTGTTACAGTAATAAATGTATTGTCACTTACTTTTAGCTTTCTGCAAGTAATCGACTTTACTACAGCAGGATTTAGAGATGGTCAGTAAGACTATTACAAGCAAAAAAAGATCATGTAGATTTCTCACATGTCCATTTTCCTTTGACAATACAAGGCCAATTTaaatagagaaaaaggaaacagaTATATAAAAGCAATGTCTCATATTGACATTGTTTAATCAATTAGTCACAGGGATTCAGGTTGATTCTGAACATTTTTACCCATCAAACAAAGTGTAAGATGCCTTTATAAGTGACTAGTGGAAAGACTAATCAATGCTCCACCCATACAACCAGCTCTGACTGAATCAGATCATTTGAGTGTGGACATGAGTTGTAAGCAGTTGAACCTGTTAGTTTAAAGGcattgaaaaagtggaaaagtCAGAGAAATGAACATACTTTTGGGTAACAGTGAGCCCTCAGTTTGATTTTCGGAAGACTTTGACATATTTTACCCTAtgaacatttttattcattattattattttgaggTGGGAAACAAGGCACAGACAAAGGAACTGACAACAGATCGATCTAATAATACCTAATCGATTCTGTACTTCTGGATCAGTGCAGATATCCAGCATTAAAAGAGAATAATATTCTCATTTTACATCTTATATATCGGTTTGGTTTAGAGCCTTAAAACTTGATGGCTCAGTCTATCCTCTCCCCTTTCTTTGGCTGTATAGCTTTATAAACACAATTATTTCCTGtgcaaaatgtatttcagaATAAGGGCCACTTTTTAAGTGCAACGGTTTGCGTGACCAACTGGGCACTCAACCCAACAAAGCCACCCTACGAAAAAAGTTCCAACAAAATCAGATAAGAAAttagcagaaagatgaaatGCAAGCTGGAGAGTTATTTTAGTCAGATCATACAACTTTGACTTTTACATTCTTCACTAACTGTTTGTAATGCTGATGCACATTGGGACATTTGTAGGCCTGTTGTCAACACATCAAAGACATACAGAACGAgttcactttctacttctattgCTGACTAATGTAACCCCGTGCATGCCACAAATGTATGCAGCAGAGGTGCTGTAAGAGGGAGAAGGCGGCAGGTTACAGTATCAAAGAGAGAAGTTTAATCAATACTAACAGAGCTGATCTCTTTCTCTCGTCCTATCCCCCCCCCCGCCTGCTCTCTCCTGGTGTCTCTGCTCGGTCTGATTGGGGCTAAAGCACCGCAGAAGGAGCAGAGTTTGTGTAAAAACCCCAGAGAGCCGTTTCTGATGTGATCAGCCGAGAATCAGagctccccctcctctcctctctccacagCCCAACGTAATCCCATTGAGGGAAAGAAAGAAGCAGTCAGAGGCCTGGGAAAACCTGGAGAGTCCTGGAGGGTGGAGGGGCGGGGGTCACCGGGCTCATCGTCCCAATTAGCACAGGGCACCTTAACGGCTGGAAACATGCCAACGCTGGCTGGGTTCCCTAAGACTCTCTACAGGCTCTGAAGCCAAGCTCCTTttgaaaggaaaggaaaaggaaaactgTTACATCTTCATTTGCCTCTTGACTTGTTTCTCTTATTACTTTTTTCCCCCAACAATTTGTcctggagacagagacaatATGTTTATCCACACGGTCTTCCTAGAAAAGAATAGAATATATTGTGTATGTACTGGCTTGTATACTGTAGTTTCTAGACCTGAAACGATGAGTTGATTAGaagaaaattaatctgcaacaatTCAATCCtgtcaaaaactttttttcaaatgtgaggattgtcTTTGTCTTACTGTATATGACAGTAATTTAAATACAATATGGATTAAAACTGTTGGTTGAATAAAACAAGccatttgaagacgtcaccttgggctctgggacaCTGTGACCGGCATTTTCACAATTTCTTGACCTTTTACAGATTATAAAATTCATAAAACTGATAATGAAAATGATTTAGTTGCAATAATTAAGTTTATGTTCCCCTAGTAGTTTCAATTATGTTTCTTTTTGTCTCTACATTGTGCTGCAACGCTGCAAAATCCCCTGATCTCAACAGACTATCCTGGAAAAATACAGCTCAAATAGATTCAATAAATAAAGGTAAGTCACGTACAAGGAAAATAACCTACACTTACAGTGTCAAGCTTTGGTCCTCCAGCAGTTACAAGTGGATTTAGACTCAAC includes:
- the noto gene encoding homeobox protein notochord; translated protein: MQVPNRPVGAYGYPMRNYAAASLYPQYQGSQCALTTKPPSGKSFTIDALLAKPEDTSSCRASPPQCGEKYHPAVPGLPLTGHVGLPIATAPYVYSPNMLHSALHTQPGYSVYCCPPFTYQSSCRGAFYAQASMSKVNAGLHSFKTKGGKSKRMRTSFTSEQLSRLEKEFARQQYMVGSERFLLASALQLTEAQVKVWFQNRRIKWRKQSLEQQQAKLAKLGLAAPPKSPGSQGHGDDEDEEFSDLDVDIDVSDDSIDHC